Proteins from one Leptonema illini DSM 21528 genomic window:
- a CDS encoding aldo/keto reductase, with translation MKKNRLGASPLVVTDICMGTMTFGSFADEKESLRILDAAFERGVNFLDTAEIYPVPPEEKWVHRTEEIVGRWLKQRRRDSVIVASKVAGPAHGWFVPPLRSGMTALDAHQIRTAIEGSLRRLQTDYIDLYQTHWPDPGANASTHQEVMEALDDLKREGKIRVAGCSNETPWGLMKALHQSEMNGLIRYETIQNNFSILNRRFEDSLAEVCRKENVSLLPYSPLAGGVATGKYNVEPPPENARFSRYAKEGVRQQKQRNRFLNEKTLDTTAELMTLAAELNMSVTTLAVAWSKQHDFVASTIIGASSADQLEDSLKAADVVLTDETLKRIDEITGRILYPMG, from the coding sequence ATGAAGAAGAATCGACTGGGCGCATCGCCGCTTGTTGTCACCGATATCTGCATGGGAACGATGACGTTCGGATCCTTTGCCGATGAAAAAGAAAGCCTTCGCATACTCGACGCAGCCTTTGAGAGAGGCGTGAACTTCCTCGATACGGCTGAGATCTATCCCGTTCCGCCCGAAGAGAAGTGGGTGCACCGTACCGAAGAGATCGTCGGTCGCTGGTTGAAGCAGCGTCGCCGCGATAGCGTCATCGTCGCCTCTAAGGTGGCCGGGCCGGCACATGGATGGTTTGTACCGCCGCTTCGAAGCGGCATGACAGCCCTGGACGCTCATCAGATTCGTACCGCCATCGAAGGATCGCTGCGTCGCCTGCAAACGGATTATATCGATCTTTATCAAACGCACTGGCCCGATCCGGGAGCGAACGCCTCCACGCATCAGGAGGTCATGGAGGCGCTTGACGATCTGAAGCGCGAAGGCAAGATCAGAGTGGCCGGATGTTCGAATGAAACGCCCTGGGGATTGATGAAGGCGTTGCATCAGAGTGAGATGAACGGCCTGATCCGCTATGAAACGATTCAGAACAACTTTTCGATTTTAAATCGCCGCTTTGAAGACAGCCTTGCAGAAGTGTGTCGCAAAGAGAACGTAAGTCTGCTTCCTTATTCGCCTCTGGCCGGAGGCGTGGCGACGGGAAAGTATAACGTCGAGCCGCCTCCGGAGAATGCCCGCTTCTCTCGTTATGCGAAAGAAGGCGTGCGACAGCAGAAGCAGCGCAATCGTTTTCTTAACGAGAAGACGCTTGATACGACCGCCGAATTGATGACGTTAGCCGCCGAGCTGAATATGAGTGTGACCACGCTTGCCGTCGCCTGGTCGAAACAGCATGATTTCGTCGCCTCAACGATCATAGGCGCCTCGTCGGCCGATCAGCTTGAAGACAGCCTGAAGGCCGCCGATGTCGTGCTTACAGACGAGACGCTGAAACGGATCGACGAGATTACGGGGCGGATTCTGTATCCGATGGGATGA
- a CDS encoding adenylate/guanylate cyclase domain-containing protein: MITGFLSFSVGAAGALILSRLLKTEVHSPNSERQTARAGEEANLEDRLEHSEQARAQLQRSIRRTIALNRLLRKFNEDLNIERIAGEMAEFLVEQFGIRYYVLFRRELEGGFTFFHSNAEEPYLSVLKQTSIPAGETSLHEAVCRRRKRLYWRDVPRKSLSSAEHDVQQSIPIRTLLVFPLVSADQVMGTLDLSHPSETIDLTPEDLTDLEVFVEHLAVTLRNSLLVGALEDQGLQLLAINQRLETEGMQIASLNQLLRNMNEALDLDLVLNLMLEYVKSSFDIHYYVVYLIDQVNGVLTYHRSNIESFLPGQSMQEFTDRKLPLFPVNGMHALACERKRYIYLPMIRGRSDSEFENANLELTGMKSLLIFPLITGNRIIGVLDFSMMHDRMRLSRADLARLSIFSEQFAVVLNNSLLIEELERQQLALEKSVYEIETTRNQIEQLNEFTRKMNEQTDFKFIASEIFRYLEENFGLEFSWLMLVNREKQTLFTSMYSRPLGLTPAMLSFLDSFEISLEKASGTLYRTAFKRKPYYLPRIPEGFQGSPVDEAIKNSLNLKWFLHVPLVIRGETAGILAFTNLDRMLHLKSRDVHRIQSFADQIAGALNNAFLHNQVQQEKTRADELLRNILPVSVADELQDTGQVITRVHDDTTIVFADFAGFTAVARGMSAEDLIRELDGYFYQFDEIIRHNRLTKLKTIGDSYMFAGGLPEARRSHAIDACLAALEIQAFMHQQRNVKASLGIPFWELRIGINTGPVAAGVIGKDRFTYDVWGDTVNVSSRMESDGEPGRINISAATYNLVKYFFECEYRGFRPVKNHGEMEMYFLNRIHPKLSMQGMGHLPNDRFMDLYRTVLRGKRIAYRSEIEKKTAPA, translated from the coding sequence TTGATCACAGGTTTTCTTTCGTTTTCTGTCGGAGCCGCAGGTGCCCTGATTCTGTCGCGTCTTTTGAAGACCGAGGTCCATTCGCCGAACAGCGAACGGCAAACGGCCCGGGCAGGCGAAGAGGCCAATCTCGAAGATCGACTCGAACATTCCGAACAGGCAAGGGCGCAGCTGCAGCGTTCTATAAGGCGAACGATCGCCCTGAACCGTCTGCTTCGCAAATTCAACGAGGATCTCAATATTGAGCGCATTGCCGGCGAGATGGCGGAATTCCTTGTCGAACAATTCGGCATCAGGTACTATGTTCTCTTTCGTCGCGAGTTGGAAGGAGGCTTTACTTTTTTTCATTCGAATGCCGAAGAGCCGTATCTTTCGGTGCTGAAGCAGACGTCGATCCCTGCCGGTGAAACCAGCCTGCATGAAGCTGTATGCCGCCGGCGAAAGCGTCTTTACTGGCGCGACGTTCCGCGAAAGTCCCTTTCTTCGGCGGAGCATGATGTGCAGCAATCCATTCCGATCCGAACGCTGCTGGTCTTTCCTCTTGTGTCGGCCGATCAGGTCATGGGCACGCTCGATCTGTCGCACCCAAGCGAGACGATCGACCTGACCCCCGAAGACCTGACCGACCTCGAAGTTTTCGTCGAACATCTGGCCGTGACGCTGCGAAACAGTCTTCTGGTCGGCGCTCTTGAAGATCAGGGATTGCAGCTTCTTGCCATCAATCAGCGCCTGGAAACCGAAGGCATGCAGATCGCCTCTTTGAATCAGCTGCTGCGAAACATGAACGAGGCGCTCGATCTCGATCTTGTTCTGAACCTCATGCTCGAATATGTGAAAAGCTCTTTCGATATTCACTACTATGTCGTCTATCTGATAGATCAGGTGAACGGAGTGTTAACCTACCATCGCTCTAATATCGAAAGCTTTTTACCCGGTCAGTCCATGCAGGAATTCACCGATCGCAAGCTGCCTCTCTTTCCCGTGAACGGAATGCACGCCCTGGCATGCGAACGAAAGCGCTACATCTATCTGCCGATGATTCGCGGCCGGTCGGATTCCGAATTCGAGAATGCCAACCTCGAACTGACCGGCATGAAGTCTCTTCTCATCTTTCCGCTTATTACGGGCAACAGGATTATCGGCGTTCTTGATTTTTCGATGATGCACGATCGCATGCGTCTTTCGCGCGCCGACCTTGCACGGCTTTCAATCTTCAGCGAGCAGTTTGCCGTCGTTCTGAATAACTCCCTGCTCATCGAGGAGCTGGAAAGGCAGCAGCTGGCCCTTGAAAAATCGGTGTATGAGATCGAGACGACGCGAAATCAGATCGAGCAACTGAACGAATTTACGCGAAAGATGAATGAGCAGACGGATTTCAAGTTTATCGCCAGCGAGATTTTTCGCTATCTTGAAGAGAATTTCGGGCTTGAATTTTCGTGGTTGATGCTTGTGAATCGAGAGAAACAGACGCTTTTCACCTCGATGTATTCGCGTCCTCTCGGGTTAACGCCGGCGATGCTTTCGTTTCTCGATTCCTTTGAGATTTCTCTGGAGAAGGCCTCAGGAACTCTTTATCGAACCGCCTTTAAAAGGAAGCCTTACTATCTTCCGCGAATCCCCGAAGGCTTTCAGGGAAGTCCCGTCGACGAGGCGATCAAGAATTCGTTGAATCTCAAATGGTTCCTGCATGTGCCGCTTGTGATCCGCGGCGAGACGGCCGGAATTCTTGCCTTCACGAATCTGGATCGAATGCTTCACCTGAAAAGTAGAGACGTGCATCGTATTCAATCCTTTGCCGATCAAATCGCCGGGGCGCTGAACAACGCCTTTCTGCATAATCAGGTGCAACAGGAGAAGACGCGCGCCGACGAACTTCTTCGAAACATCCTGCCCGTCTCTGTCGCCGACGAGTTACAGGATACGGGTCAGGTCATCACGCGTGTTCATGACGATACGACGATCGTCTTCGCCGACTTTGCGGGTTTCACGGCCGTCGCAAGAGGCATGTCGGCCGAGGATCTCATTCGCGAGCTGGACGGCTACTTCTATCAGTTCGACGAAATCATCCGACATAACCGGCTAACCAAACTGAAGACGATCGGCGATTCCTATATGTTCGCCGGCGGCCTGCCCGAGGCCCGTCGCTCGCATGCCATTGATGCCTGCCTGGCCGCTCTTGAGATCCAGGCCTTCATGCATCAACAGCGCAACGTAAAGGCAAGTCTCGGTATTCCATTCTGGGAACTGCGCATCGGCATCAACACCGGTCCCGTCGCCGCCGGTGTCATCGGCAAAGACCGGTTCACTTACGACGTCTGGGGCGACACCGTAAACGTCTCTTCGCGAATGGAGTCTGACGGCGAACCCGGCCGCATCAACATCTCGGCCGCCACATACAATCTGGTGAAATACTTCTTTGAATGCGAGTATCGCGGATTCCGCCCTGTTAAGAATCACGGCGAGATGGAGATGTACTTCCTGAACCGCATACATCCGAAGCTGTCGATGCAGGGCATGGGACATCTGCCCAACGATCGCTTTATGGATCTGTATCGCACGGTTCTAAGAGGTAAGCGCATCGCCTACCGCAGCGAAATCGAGAAGAAAACCGCCCCGGCTTGA
- a CDS encoding DUF58 domain-containing protein, with product MIIPSKRSIWIQSVLALSGMAAAPLTFGTPFFTAVVLGAVIAESILIALILLDGLFLPGPKSLAVRRSLQGRFQENRTLSIELQLEPIDARGKRRLRYTIYDDTGPYFRVDAFPLYCAGRAPFAVSYSATGLRRGVFRFAEVYVTVRSVLGLALRRFRLSCEDDIAVHSELPPVNGEFIAAQKRIHSVSGWQRRAAPGGEREFYRMRDYQPGDEPRRIDWKASARSGKLITREYEKEQKQTLFLVVDMSRWMALRSGQRSLLDEALSAALMLAGVASSRGDSVGLLAYGSEPHLFYPPARRETAALSAAVCSLTPEDRSLHLDGLASFLGGVLRNETILVLFTSVPHEEGIEDWVRFSKRLSGSHRPLLVLLENDETLEILKESPLEEIRRLSRRNNLFPLPDIPDLSADRAGAQQLATFHYLKEKERRLRFIAGPRAGIVTATRKGLNLSVLSEYLKIRFASTF from the coding sequence ATGATCATCCCCTCAAAACGCAGCATCTGGATTCAATCGGTTCTTGCGCTGTCAGGCATGGCGGCTGCTCCGCTTACGTTTGGAACGCCGTTCTTTACAGCGGTCGTTCTGGGCGCTGTGATCGCAGAGAGTATACTGATAGCTCTGATCCTGCTTGATGGGTTGTTCCTTCCCGGCCCGAAGTCGCTAGCGGTGAGACGAAGTCTTCAGGGACGCTTTCAGGAGAACCGGACCCTTTCCATAGAATTGCAGCTTGAGCCGATCGATGCGCGCGGCAAACGCCGGCTGCGTTATACGATCTACGACGATACCGGGCCGTATTTTCGGGTCGATGCCTTCCCGCTTTATTGCGCGGGGCGTGCTCCCTTTGCCGTCTCTTACTCGGCTACGGGGCTTCGCCGCGGCGTCTTCCGTTTTGCAGAGGTCTATGTGACGGTGCGGTCCGTTCTGGGTCTTGCGCTGCGTCGATTCCGCCTGTCCTGTGAAGATGATATTGCCGTACATTCCGAGCTTCCGCCGGTGAACGGCGAATTTATCGCCGCACAGAAACGCATCCATTCGGTCTCTGGATGGCAGAGACGCGCAGCTCCTGGCGGGGAGCGTGAATTTTATCGTATGCGCGACTATCAGCCCGGTGATGAGCCGCGTCGCATTGACTGGAAGGCGTCGGCGCGGTCTGGTAAGCTCATCACACGCGAATACGAAAAAGAGCAGAAGCAAACGCTCTTTCTCGTAGTCGACATGAGTCGATGGATGGCGCTGCGCAGCGGCCAGCGTTCTTTACTTGATGAAGCGTTATCGGCGGCTCTGATGCTTGCGGGCGTCGCCTCTTCGCGGGGGGATTCCGTCGGACTGCTTGCCTATGGCTCCGAGCCGCACCTCTTTTATCCACCGGCGCGCCGCGAAACGGCGGCTCTTTCTGCGGCCGTTTGCTCTCTGACGCCAGAAGACAGATCGCTTCATCTGGATGGCCTGGCATCCTTTCTGGGAGGAGTCCTGCGAAATGAAACCATCCTTGTGCTTTTTACCTCCGTTCCGCATGAAGAAGGCATAGAAGACTGGGTGAGATTTTCAAAAAGGCTTTCGGGTTCGCACAGACCCCTTCTCGTTCTTCTGGAAAACGATGAAACCCTGGAGATTCTAAAAGAGAGTCCTCTCGAAGAGATTCGACGGCTCAGTCGGCGTAACAATCTTTTTCCGTTGCCCGATATTCCCGACCTGAGCGCCGATCGGGCTGGAGCGCAGCAGCTGGCCACCTTTCATTACCTGAAAGAAAAGGAGCGTCGCCTGCGCTTCATTGCCGGGCCGCGGGCCGGCATTGTAACGGCCACCCGAAAGGGGTTGAACCTTTCCGTGCTGTCTGAATATTTGAAGATACGTTTTGCATCGACGTTCTGA
- a CDS encoding AAA family ATPase, whose translation MESMNQMLQGQEIESALQRLQDLRSETAKLFIGQQELVTGVICGILSGGHVLIEGVPGLGKTLLAKSLATALGCQFNRIQFTPDLMPADITGTHIYHTEKQKFLFYKGPVFTNMLLADEINRAPAKTHSALLEIMQERSVTLDGKQYGVDEPFFVIATQNPIESEGTYGLPEAQLDRFMLKLNVEYPQKEEEIGVYRMHLSGGEPDPQKLRPVLDAAGILSLRQVADRVFVSDSILHYVHRLIDGTRKRRDLAVACSPRAALAVLRASRVRALMKGRGYVLPDDIKEMAPAAFRHRLRLQPEAYLEGIRPDDIIADLLSVTEVPEKDFGA comes from the coding sequence ATGGAATCTATGAATCAGATGCTACAGGGACAGGAGATCGAATCTGCGCTTCAGAGGCTGCAGGATTTGCGATCCGAGACGGCGAAGCTGTTCATCGGGCAGCAGGAGCTTGTAACCGGAGTCATCTGCGGTATTCTTTCGGGCGGCCACGTGCTTATCGAAGGCGTTCCCGGTCTTGGAAAGACCCTGCTTGCAAAAAGCCTTGCAACGGCTCTTGGCTGTCAGTTTAACCGAATTCAGTTTACGCCCGATCTCATGCCCGCCGATATAACGGGAACTCATATCTATCATACCGAAAAGCAGAAGTTCCTCTTTTATAAAGGACCTGTTTTCACGAATATGCTTCTTGCCGACGAGATCAACCGCGCTCCGGCAAAAACACACTCGGCACTGCTCGAAATCATGCAGGAGCGATCGGTTACCCTTGACGGCAAACAATACGGCGTCGACGAACCGTTTTTCGTAATCGCCACGCAGAATCCTATTGAGTCCGAGGGAACGTACGGGTTACCCGAAGCGCAGCTGGACCGTTTCATGCTCAAGTTGAACGTCGAGTATCCGCAGAAAGAAGAAGAGATCGGCGTATATCGCATGCACCTTTCGGGAGGAGAGCCCGATCCGCAGAAGCTGCGACCCGTTCTCGATGCAGCCGGCATCCTGTCTTTACGCCAGGTGGCCGATCGAGTATTTGTTTCTGATAGCATACTGCACTATGTGCATCGCTTGATCGATGGCACGCGAAAGCGCCGGGATCTTGCCGTCGCCTGTTCGCCCCGGGCCGCACTTGCCGTGTTGCGAGCCTCGCGGGTGCGGGCCTTGATGAAAGGCCGCGGCTACGTTCTACCTGACGATATCAAGGAGATGGCGCCGGCCGCCTTCCGCCACCGGTTACGTTTGCAGCCCGAGGCGTACCTTGAAGGCATCCGCCCCGACGACATCATCGCCGATCTGCTCTCGGTGACGGAGGTTCCTGAGAAGGATTTCGGCGCATGA
- a CDS encoding stage II sporulation protein M produces MSDEKRIEQARQLQLLLKKPPDQRTENDLLQVASLYRNLSAVLPDLRSEALRNEIERPVLEAHRYLSARNSQTSRAVDYLFRVLPVSVFRSPYVRFCTALFYISFFAASLGGYYSRPYAASVLGEATLSEYEEMHSSTERNFTTAMGFTGTGYYIVNNVTLDLLAYGTGLLAGIGSVFFAIYNGVFLGTTIGYLLQSGARDGILSWIFGHAPFELTAIGMSAGAGLQTGLAFLRPGNRSRLHAMSREGRRALPALLAALMLTFLAAFIEGFIAPLGIPVVFKIAVGALCALFMVLYFIVPSLRTGGELELR; encoded by the coding sequence ATGAGCGACGAGAAACGAATCGAGCAGGCGCGGCAGCTGCAACTCCTGTTAAAGAAGCCGCCAGATCAAAGAACAGAGAACGACCTGCTTCAAGTCGCCTCTCTGTACCGAAACCTCAGCGCCGTTCTTCCTGACCTCCGGTCCGAGGCGTTGCGTAATGAGATAGAACGGCCGGTTCTTGAGGCCCATCGCTATCTCAGCGCACGCAACTCACAGACATCGCGCGCCGTCGACTATCTCTTTCGCGTGTTGCCCGTCTCTGTCTTTCGGTCTCCTTATGTGAGATTCTGCACGGCGCTTTTCTACATCTCCTTTTTCGCGGCATCGTTAGGCGGTTATTATTCGCGCCCCTATGCCGCTTCCGTCCTCGGCGAGGCCACTCTGTCTGAATACGAAGAGATGCACAGCAGCACCGAAAGGAACTTCACCACAGCGATGGGGTTTACGGGAACAGGCTACTATATCGTAAACAACGTCACGCTTGATCTTCTCGCTTATGGCACGGGACTCCTTGCAGGCATAGGATCGGTATTTTTTGCGATCTATAACGGAGTCTTTCTTGGTACGACGATCGGCTATCTGCTACAGAGCGGCGCACGGGACGGCATATTGAGCTGGATTTTCGGTCATGCTCCGTTTGAGCTTACGGCTATCGGCATGAGCGCCGGCGCCGGATTACAGACGGGCCTGGCCTTTCTGCGGCCGGGCAATCGAAGCCGCCTGCATGCGATGAGTCGAGAAGGGCGTCGCGCTCTGCCCGCTCTTCTTGCCGCTCTTATGCTGACCTTTCTTGCCGCGTTTATCGAAGGCTTTATCGCTCCGCTTGGAATTCCCGTCGTCTTCAAGATCGCAGTCGGAGCGCTCTGCGCGCTCTTTATGGTTCTTTATTTTATCGTGCCGTCCTTGCGAACAGGGGGAGAGCTTGAACTACGCTGA
- a CDS encoding putative lipoprotein → MRLITVSVLMLSLSLSQCVVFEALGSVSSSVDSASDLLESVSDSLKSISSSLESSSGDDEKASGIYHREVRSLTVLAVKEKMDSPTFLREVGRIARSHGIVDWAGTPVTVQAIGEGLKEAGVSSGDYAAIRQSLVSGGKSRTVAALDSGYSGM, encoded by the coding sequence ATGCGTCTGATTACCGTATCTGTATTAATGCTCAGTCTGTCTCTCAGCCAGTGTGTGGTTTTTGAGGCCCTGGGCTCCGTATCGAGTTCCGTCGACTCGGCATCCGATCTTCTCGAAAGCGTATCTGATTCGCTTAAATCTATCTCCAGTTCACTTGAATCTTCAAGCGGCGATGATGAGAAAGCGAGCGGAATCTATCATCGCGAAGTGCGTTCTCTGACCGTTCTTGCCGTGAAAGAGAAGATGGATTCGCCGACCTTTCTTCGCGAAGTGGGCCGCATCGCCCGCAGTCATGGCATCGTTGACTGGGCTGGAACGCCCGTTACCGTGCAGGCGATCGGCGAGGGCCTGAAAGAGGCCGGAGTTTCTTCTGGCGACTATGCAGCGATCCGACAGTCTCTTGTATCAGGCGGGAAGTCCCGTACTGTCGCCGCGCTGGACAGCGGCTATTCTGGAATGTGA
- the ltrA gene encoding group II intron reverse transcriptase/maturase, whose product METTTENADYCPLNQWGLSADLSLLRTKLFHKAKAEAKFRFYSLYGHVLRKDTLESAWKRVRANKGAPGIDGISFEDIEKRKDGVDGFLEGLLISLKESTYRPDPVKRVYIPKKDGRKRPLGIPTIKDRVIQMAVLLIIEPIFEADFLDTSYGFRPGRSAHDAVEAIRSELKGGKRVVYDADLKGYFDTIPHDNLMKAVERRIVDRSVLKLLRMWLKATIVDVDENGKKKWHKSTIGTPQGGVISPLLANIYLHHFEKYFHAMTTSRKIQASIVRYADDFVILMKEPMKEMIHHLEDLLETRFRLTINREKTRWVDLRTTGPILDFLGFSFRYEKGIHHRNYLCLNVYPSKKSVKNLKGKIHEFLSYRNSYKPVEQAIAELNRTLRGWDNYFAVGYRKKAYSEVNYYLHLKFWKFLTRKSQRKTKLPEGDTWNSYLRKQGLQFLSYA is encoded by the coding sequence TTGGAAACTACTACGGAAAATGCAGACTACTGCCCGCTAAACCAGTGGGGACTCTCTGCGGACCTCTCTCTTTTGAGAACGAAGCTCTTTCACAAAGCAAAAGCGGAAGCAAAGTTTCGATTCTACTCGCTGTACGGCCATGTGCTCAGGAAGGACACCCTTGAATCTGCGTGGAAACGAGTAAGGGCCAATAAGGGTGCGCCGGGCATCGACGGAATCAGCTTTGAGGACATTGAAAAGAGAAAAGACGGTGTGGATGGATTTCTTGAGGGACTGTTAATCAGCCTGAAAGAATCAACGTATCGTCCGGACCCTGTTAAACGCGTGTACATTCCGAAGAAGGATGGTCGGAAAAGACCCCTTGGAATCCCCACCATCAAAGACCGCGTTATCCAGATGGCCGTCCTCCTGATCATCGAACCGATCTTCGAGGCGGATTTTCTGGACACCTCTTACGGTTTCCGACCGGGTCGTTCGGCACATGATGCCGTTGAAGCGATACGGTCTGAACTGAAAGGAGGCAAGCGTGTTGTCTATGACGCGGATCTGAAGGGTTATTTCGATACCATCCCGCATGACAATCTCATGAAGGCAGTCGAGAGAAGAATCGTTGATCGATCCGTTTTGAAGCTGCTTCGTATGTGGTTGAAAGCGACGATAGTGGATGTCGATGAGAATGGAAAGAAGAAATGGCACAAAAGCACGATAGGCACGCCTCAGGGAGGCGTCATCTCGCCGCTTCTCGCCAACATCTACCTCCATCACTTCGAGAAATACTTCCATGCCATGACTACGAGCAGGAAGATTCAGGCATCCATTGTACGCTATGCGGATGACTTCGTGATCTTGATGAAGGAACCGATGAAAGAGATGATCCATCATCTTGAGGATCTACTTGAAACACGATTCCGTCTGACGATAAACAGAGAGAAAACAAGGTGGGTCGATCTGCGAACGACAGGCCCGATTCTTGATTTCCTCGGCTTCTCCTTCCGGTACGAAAAAGGAATCCATCACAGGAACTATCTGTGCCTGAATGTTTATCCGTCAAAGAAATCCGTCAAGAACCTGAAAGGGAAAATACACGAATTCCTCTCCTACAGGAACTCCTATAAACCGGTGGAACAGGCCATCGCAGAGCTGAATCGCACTCTCAGAGGATGGGATAACTACTTCGCAGTGGGGTATCGCAAGAAAGCCTACAGCGAAGTAAACTACTATCTCCATCTGAAATTCTGGAAATTCCTCACGAGGAAAAGCCAGCGTAAGACGAAGCTCCCGGAGGGTGACACCTGGAATTCCTATTTGAGGAAACAGGGGCTGCAATTCCTATCCTATGCTTAA
- a CDS encoding RDD family protein, protein MKNGSIDTALRLQLPWPSDLQIIPAGPFLRFFALLIDHVVMFFAFIVLSLVAVFASIPLDVETAKGFIVFLYLVAIFIIYNGYFFLSEWLMKGQTPGKMVCGLRVLQLDGSEADIWALLIRNLLRPGDMFPYLAGAWVFYVPTYLLAGVTSVVVPHFRRLGDLAAGTVVVYDRSPLLNLRRRTAAIVPASATKIYSLRRVDPTLYEAVARFMARRDSISQARREEIAGSCYDDLKRIFAWTGPDPTPEELIERIHHFRMQGG, encoded by the coding sequence ATGAAGAACGGTTCCATTGATACGGCTCTGCGATTACAGTTGCCATGGCCGAGTGATTTGCAGATCATTCCCGCCGGGCCGTTCCTGAGATTCTTTGCTTTGTTGATCGATCATGTCGTAATGTTCTTCGCTTTTATTGTTCTGTCGCTTGTCGCCGTTTTTGCAAGCATCCCGCTCGACGTTGAGACGGCAAAGGGCTTCATCGTGTTTCTTTATCTCGTTGCTATATTCATTATATACAACGGATATTTCTTTCTGTCAGAATGGTTGATGAAAGGACAGACTCCGGGCAAGATGGTCTGCGGCTTGCGCGTACTCCAGCTTGACGGTTCTGAAGCCGACATCTGGGCTTTACTCATTCGTAATCTATTGCGACCGGGCGATATGTTTCCGTATCTGGCCGGAGCCTGGGTGTTCTATGTTCCCACGTATCTGCTTGCCGGCGTAACGTCGGTCGTTGTGCCGCACTTCAGACGGCTCGGCGATTTAGCTGCCGGCACGGTCGTCGTTTATGATCGCTCGCCTTTATTAAACCTTCGTCGTCGTACGGCCGCCATCGTTCCGGCCAGCGCGACGAAGATCTATTCGCTTCGCCGTGTGGACCCGACGTTATACGAAGCCGTTGCGCGGTTTATGGCCCGCCGTGATTCCATCTCGCAGGCCCGTCGCGAAGAGATTGCCGGTAGCTGTTACGATGATCTCAAACGGATTTTCGCGTGGACGGGCCCTGATCCGACTCCCGAAGAGCTGATAGAGCGGATTCATCATTTCCGCATGCAGGGCGGATAG
- the coaD gene encoding pantetheine-phosphate adenylyltransferase: MKKIALYPGSFDPFTNGHLDIVDRACEIFDELVLAIAHNSKKTTLFSLEERREILEEVMSDRPRVRVAEFEGLTTTYARTVGATAIVRGIRAVTDFDYEYAIYQVNRDLEPEIDTVFLLASRDYSFLSSTIIKEVARYGKTFPEYAPDAVNRALLRKFGYGNLDL; the protein is encoded by the coding sequence GTGAAAAAGATCGCACTGTATCCGGGATCATTCGATCCGTTTACGAATGGGCATCTTGACATCGTAGATCGCGCCTGTGAGATCTTTGACGAACTTGTTCTGGCCATCGCCCACAATTCAAAGAAGACGACGCTTTTCTCGCTTGAAGAGCGCAGAGAGATCCTTGAAGAGGTGATGTCGGATCGTCCTCGCGTACGCGTGGCCGAATTCGAAGGATTAACGACGACGTATGCGCGAACCGTCGGCGCCACGGCCATCGTGCGCGGCATCCGCGCCGTTACGGACTTCGATTATGAATATGCGATCTATCAGGTGAACCGCGATCTCGAACCCGAGATCGATACGGTCTTTCTTCTGGCCAGTCGGGATTACTCCTTTCTATCGAGCACGATTATCAAAGAGGTCGCCCGTTATGGAAAGACCTTTCCTGAATATGCGCCCGATGCCGTGAACAGAGCGCTGCTTCGCAAATTCGGCTATGGGAATCTCGATCTATGA